A genomic stretch from Hemicordylus capensis ecotype Gifberg chromosome 1, rHemCap1.1.pri, whole genome shotgun sequence includes:
- the SAV1 gene encoding protein salvador homolog 1 isoform X1, with amino-acid sequence MLSRKKTRAELSKPAEVQGKYVIKETSPLLRNLMPSFIRHGPTIPRRTDICLPDPSSSTYMAGGDGAVSRNQSFLRTPVQRPPHEIMRRESNRLSAPSCLARSLAEVPREYGSSSQSFLTEAISGTENGEAGSRYYCDYFYNGQRRHPLGDHVQEEYRYYEQNTALFQRMSQNQGRQHTSGIGRVAATSLGNLTTHSSEDLPLPPGWSVDWTLRGRKYYIDHNTNTTHWSHPLEREGLPPGWERVESAEFGVYYVDHINKRAQYKHPCAPSVPRYDQPPPVTYPPQQTERSQPILVPANPYHTAEIPDWLQVYARAPVKYDHILKWELFQLADLDTYQGMLKLLFMKELERIVKLYEAYRQALLTELENRKQRQQWYAQQHGKNF; translated from the exons aTGCTGTCGCGGAAGAAGACGCGCGCCGAGCTCTCCAAGCCCGCCGAGGTGCAGGGCAAGTACGTCATCAAGGAGACCAGCCCGCTGCTCCGCA ATCTGATGCCTTCATTTATCCGTCACGGTCCAACCATTCCAAGACGTACAGATATCTGCCTTCCAGACCCAAGTTCTTCAACCTACATGGCGGGTGGGGATGGAGCAGTTTCCAGGAACCAGAGCTTCCTTAGGACTCCAGTGCAGAGGCCACCACATGAGATAATGAGGCGGGAAAGCAACAGACTCTCTGCCCCTTCCTGTCTTGCCAGAAGTTTGGCTGAGGTCCCACGGGAATATGGCTCATCTTCACAGTCCTTTTTAACAGAGGCCATCTCTGGTACTGAGAATGGAGAAGCTGGGTCTCGTTACTACTGTGACTATTTTTATAATGGCCAAAGGAGGCATCCGCTGGGGGATCATGTGCAGGAGGAGTATCGATACTATGAACAGAACACAGCCCTCTTCCAAAGGATGTCACAGAATCAGGGAAGACAGCATACTTCAG GCATTGGAAGGGTCGCTGCTACGTCACTGGGAAACTTAACCACCCACAGTTCGGAAGATTTGCCTCTCCCTCCAGGCTGGTCAGTGGATTGGACACTTAGAGGAAGAAAATACTACATAGACCATAACACGAACACAACCCATTGGAGCCACCCGCTTGAGCGAGAAGGACTGCCTCCGGGATGGGAGCGTGTTGAATCAGCCGAGTTCGGAGTGTACTATGTTGATCACATCAATAAGAGAGCGCAGTACAAACACCCCTGTGCCCCTAG cgTCCCCCGTTACGATCAGCCGCCTCCTGTGACATATCCGCCACAGCAAACTGAGAGAAGCCAGCCTATCCTTGTGCCTGCAAATCCGTACCACACTGCAGAGATTCCAGACTGGCTTCAAGTCTATGCCAGGGCTCCTGTGAA ATATGATCACATCTTGAAGTGGGAACTCTTCCAGTTGGCTGACCTGGACACATACCAGGGGATGCTGAAGCTGCTTTTCATGAAGGAACTGGAGCGGATTGTGAAGCTGTACGAAGCATACCGGCAGGCCCTCCTCACAGAGCTGGAGAACCGcaagcagaggcagcagtggtATGCACAGCAGCACGGCAAGAATTTCTAA
- the SAV1 gene encoding protein salvador homolog 1 isoform X2, producing the protein MPSFIRHGPTIPRRTDICLPDPSSSTYMAGGDGAVSRNQSFLRTPVQRPPHEIMRRESNRLSAPSCLARSLAEVPREYGSSSQSFLTEAISGTENGEAGSRYYCDYFYNGQRRHPLGDHVQEEYRYYEQNTALFQRMSQNQGRQHTSGIGRVAATSLGNLTTHSSEDLPLPPGWSVDWTLRGRKYYIDHNTNTTHWSHPLEREGLPPGWERVESAEFGVYYVDHINKRAQYKHPCAPSVPRYDQPPPVTYPPQQTERSQPILVPANPYHTAEIPDWLQVYARAPVKYDHILKWELFQLADLDTYQGMLKLLFMKELERIVKLYEAYRQALLTELENRKQRQQWYAQQHGKNF; encoded by the exons ATGCCTTCATTTATCCGTCACGGTCCAACCATTCCAAGACGTACAGATATCTGCCTTCCAGACCCAAGTTCTTCAACCTACATGGCGGGTGGGGATGGAGCAGTTTCCAGGAACCAGAGCTTCCTTAGGACTCCAGTGCAGAGGCCACCACATGAGATAATGAGGCGGGAAAGCAACAGACTCTCTGCCCCTTCCTGTCTTGCCAGAAGTTTGGCTGAGGTCCCACGGGAATATGGCTCATCTTCACAGTCCTTTTTAACAGAGGCCATCTCTGGTACTGAGAATGGAGAAGCTGGGTCTCGTTACTACTGTGACTATTTTTATAATGGCCAAAGGAGGCATCCGCTGGGGGATCATGTGCAGGAGGAGTATCGATACTATGAACAGAACACAGCCCTCTTCCAAAGGATGTCACAGAATCAGGGAAGACAGCATACTTCAG GCATTGGAAGGGTCGCTGCTACGTCACTGGGAAACTTAACCACCCACAGTTCGGAAGATTTGCCTCTCCCTCCAGGCTGGTCAGTGGATTGGACACTTAGAGGAAGAAAATACTACATAGACCATAACACGAACACAACCCATTGGAGCCACCCGCTTGAGCGAGAAGGACTGCCTCCGGGATGGGAGCGTGTTGAATCAGCCGAGTTCGGAGTGTACTATGTTGATCACATCAATAAGAGAGCGCAGTACAAACACCCCTGTGCCCCTAG cgTCCCCCGTTACGATCAGCCGCCTCCTGTGACATATCCGCCACAGCAAACTGAGAGAAGCCAGCCTATCCTTGTGCCTGCAAATCCGTACCACACTGCAGAGATTCCAGACTGGCTTCAAGTCTATGCCAGGGCTCCTGTGAA ATATGATCACATCTTGAAGTGGGAACTCTTCCAGTTGGCTGACCTGGACACATACCAGGGGATGCTGAAGCTGCTTTTCATGAAGGAACTGGAGCGGATTGTGAAGCTGTACGAAGCATACCGGCAGGCCCTCCTCACAGAGCTGGAGAACCGcaagcagaggcagcagtggtATGCACAGCAGCACGGCAAGAATTTCTAA